Proteins encoded in a region of the Quercus lobata isolate SW786 chromosome 8, ValleyOak3.0 Primary Assembly, whole genome shotgun sequence genome:
- the LOC115955688 gene encoding uncharacterized protein LOC115955688, producing the protein MKITGKPQLPATFAASFSSKTQNRSPDSDLQYHKPSTSSRRSTPRRATRNPTRLRRTGAPNSGRRSRPETPLLGWKIHHGGRKNDEEENDKSPPRRECRRKVREEVVVSARKLAAGLWRLQMPEMSAGVGERSSVRRNEAQLGLQHSMGHVGDPFMCHRSGKAYGFEEKDDLQAPGSVAGTNNGFLCKLEPSFQFSNPAMEGATKWDPVSLKTSEEVRQIYSHLKLLDQQLGAVSVVSALQTELEQARARIQELETERRSSKKKLEHFLRKVSEEKASWRSREHEKIRAFIDDLKTEVNRERKNRQRTEIMNSKLVNELADAKLSAKRYMQDYEKERKARELIEEVCDELAKEIGEDKAEVEALKRESMKLREEVEDERRMLQMAEVWREERVQMKLVDAKVALEQKYSQMSKLAADLETFLRSRCATPDVKEMRDIELLRQAAASVNIQDIKEFSYECPNPDDIFSVFEDVNFAESNDREIEQCVTYSPASPASKIHTVSPEVNVIKDSIHRLSNAFTDQNGDIEEDESGWETVSHLEDQGSSYSPEGSAPSVNRNHRDSNVSRSGTEWEENAGEETPITEISEVCSVPRQLKKVSSIARLWRSCPSNGENCKIISVEGLNGRLSNGRMSNGSILSPDRGSGKGGISPPDLPAQWSSPESGNPHATRGMKGCIPRSTQKNSLKAKLLEARMESQKVQLRQVLKQKI; encoded by the exons ATGAAGATCACCGGCAAGCCGCAACTGCCGGCGACATTCGCGGCGAGTTTttcctccaaaacccaaaaccgtTCTCCGGACTCAGATCTTCAGTACCACAAGCCTAGTACCAGCTCTCGCAGGTCCACTCCGCGCCGAGCGACCCGGAACCCGACCCGTTTGAGGCGAACCGGAGCTCCGAACTCAGGCAGGCGTAGCCGGCCCGAGACTCCGCTACTCGGCTGGAAGATCCACCACGGAGGTAGGAAAAACGACGAGGAGGAGAACGACAAGTCGCCGCCGCGGCGAGAATGTCGCCGGAAAGTACGAGAGGAAGTTGTCGTTTCGGCCAGGAAGCTCGCCGCTGGGCTATGGAGGTTGCAGATGCCGGAAATGTCCGCCGGCGTCGGAGAACGTAGCAGTGTCCGGAGGAACGAAGCTCAGTTAGGGCTTCAG CATAGTATGGGCCATGTTGGTGATCCTTTTATGTGTCATCGTAGCGGTAAAGCTTATGGTTTTGAAGAGAAGGATGATTTACAAGCCCCTGGTTCTGTTGCTGGCACAAATAATGGATTCTTGTGTAAG CTTGAACCTTCATTTCAGTTCTCAAACCCTGCAATGGAGGGGGCAACAAAGTGGGACCCTGTCTCCTTAAAGACATCAGAAGAAGTGCGGCAGATTTACAGTCACTTGAAGCTCCTTGACCAACAACTAGGTGCTGTTTCAGTGGTTTCTGCACTTCAAACCGAATTAGAGCAGGCTCGAGCCCGCATTCAGGAGCTTGAGACTGAGCGGCGATCATCAAAGAAGAAACTTGAGCACTTTTTGAGGAAAGTCAGTGAGGAAAAGGCCTCTTGGCGAAGTAGGGAGCATGAGAAAATCCGTGCATTTATTGATGACTTGAAAACTGAAGTGAACAGAGAAAGGAAAAACCGACAGAGGACTGAAATCATGAATTCCAAATTGGTTAATGAGCTGGCTGATGCCAAATTATCAGCAAAGCGATATATGCAGGActatgaaaaagaaagaaaggccAGAGAATTAATTGAGGAAGTATGTGATGAGCTTGCAAAGGAAATAGGAGAAGACAAGGCTGAAGTTGAAGCACTAAAGAGGGAGTCCATGAAACTCCGAGAGGAAGTGGAAGATGAAAGGAGGATGTTGCAGATGGCTGAGGTCTGGCGTGAAGAACGTGTTCAGATGAAGCTGGTTGATGCTAAGGTGGCCCTTGAACAGAAGTATTCTCAGATGAGCAAGCTTGCAGCAGATCTGGAGACATTTCTGAGGTCAAGATGTGCAACTCCAGATGTGAAGGAGATGAGAGACATAGAATTGCTTCGACAGGCTGCGGCCTCTGTGAATATTCAAGATATCAAGGAATTCTCATATGAATGTCCCAATCCGGATGATATTTTCTCCGTTTTTGAAGATGTTAATTTTGCTGAATCCAATGATAGGGAGATTGAACAGTGTGTCACTTACAGTCCTGCTAGTCCTGCCTCCAAAATTCATACAGTGAGTCCTGAAGTTAATGTGATCAAGGACAGCATTCACAGACTTTCAAATGCATTTACTGATCAGAATGGTGAtatagaagaagatgaaagtggGTGGGAAACTGTGAGCCATCTTGAGGATCAGGGCTCAAGTTATTCACCAGAAGGGAGTGCCCCATCTGTCAACAGGAATCACCGAGACAGCAATGTCTCAAGGAGCGGAACAGAATGGGAGGAAAATGCTGGCGAAGAAACACCAATTACTGAAATCAGTGAAGTCTGCTCAGTACCGAGGCAGTTGAAGAAGGTGTCATCCATTGCACGGCTTTGGAGATCATGCCCAAGTAATGGGGAAAATTGCAAGATTATCTCTGTAGAGGGACTGAATGGTAGACTTTCAAATGGAAGGATGTCCAATGGAAGCATCTTATCTCCAGATAGGGGGTCAGGTAAAGGTGGCATTAGCCCCCCAGATTTGCCGGCGCAGTGGAGTTCTCCTGAGTCCGGGAATCCTCATGCAACTAGAGGGATGAAAGGGTGCATACCTCGCAGCACTCAGAAGAATAGTTTGAAGGCAAAGCTTTTGGAGGCGAGGATGGAAAGCCAGAAGGTCCAACTGCGCCAAGTTCTTAAGCAGAAGATTTAG
- the LOC115958138 gene encoding uncharacterized protein LOC115958138, whose amino-acid sequence MGNCIRHESSVQWGGDDWGSPEKEELYGSDTDCDMGDNNKAMIMEEKGLLGGAERSFTKSSSTTTTTEVKIKITKKQLEELLGKVDLKELSVQQVLAQLINVSDRFDSHPRSWRPALQSIPEVN is encoded by the coding sequence atggGAAATTGTATAAGGCATGAATCCTCTGTACAATGGGGTGGTGATGACTGGGGATCTCCAGAAAAGGAGGAGCTTTATGGTAGTGATACAGATTGTGACATGGGGGACAATAATAAGGCCATGATTATGGAAGAGAAGGGTCTCCTTGGAGGAGCTGAGAGAAGTTTTACTAAGTCTTcatctactactactactacagaGGTAAAGATCAAGATCACGAAGAAACAGCTGGAGGAGTTGCTAGGCAAGGTGGACTTGAAAGAATTGTCTGTGCAACAAGTTTTGGCCCAGTTGATTAACGTTAGTGATCGATTTGATTCGCATCCAAGGTCCTGGAGGCCTGCCCTGCAGAGTATTCCTGAGGTGAATTGA
- the LOC115956329 gene encoding uncharacterized protein LOC115956329 encodes MASAQGSAHSNLAHTQSTQPVSNSNTESNSPNPFLLSGYGSSTHCQEEDSFVNGKIAKPDIDSPLYEDWESCNTMVLSWLINSMHVNVSSNIMYYETAREMWLELQNLFSQGNGPKIYNLQREISHISQNQMSITEYYSKFKKLWDQLLHYEPLPACTCGAMKILNVEHEKAYVMRFLMGLNENFEIVRSQILMSEPFPSMNKV; translated from the exons ATGGCTTCTGCTCAAGGAAGTGCTCACTCCAATCTAGCACATACTCAATCCACACAACCAGTCTCAAATTCTAATACAGAGTCTAATTCTCCCAATCCATTTTTGCTTAGT GGCTATGGTTCTAGCACTCACTGCCAAGAAGAAGATAGTTTTGTGAATGGCAAGATTGCAAAGCCTGATATTGATTCTCCCTTGTATGAAGATTGGGAAAGCTGTAACACAATGGTGCTTTCTTGGCTGATCAACTCCATGCATGTTAATGTTTCCAGCAACATCATGTATTATGAGACTGCAAGAGAGATGTGGCTTGAGTTGCAAAATCTCTTTTCTCAGGGAAATGGTCCAAAGATTTACAATCTACAACGAGAGATTTCACATATATCTCAAAATCAAATGTCGATAACTGAGTATTACtctaaattcaagaaactttggGATCAATTACTTCATTATGAACCATTACCAGCATGTACTTGTGGAGCAATGAAGATTCTAAATGTTGAACATGAGAAGGCCTATGTCATGAGGTTCTTGATGGGGCTCAATGAGAATTTTGAGATTGTGAGGAGTCAGATTCTCATGTCTGAGCCATTTCCATCAATGAACAAGGTGTAA